The Coffea arabica cultivar ET-39 chromosome 2c, Coffea Arabica ET-39 HiFi, whole genome shotgun sequence genome includes the window TAAATTATAGGGAAAAGGGAAAACTAAGGTAGAAAAAAGAGTCGGAGAGAGATCTATGAATGAAGctataattaaaattgaaacaaagagCTGATCACTAGAGAAACAACTCACTGCACAGAATTTGTAGAACCTAAAAAGCCAGTCCAAtcattagaaaaatcattttgcgTTCTTGATGTTTTCTAGCGCAACATATTGGTCACCTTGAATTAATCAAgggacaaaacacaaaagaaagaagcaGCATGATAAGAACTTCATACAAATTGAAACCTTCATATTAAGAATGTAAAAATTCCTAAATTGACAACATGTTTCCCTCAAGTTCAAATCCCATACCAGAATTGGATCAGGATGAGTAGCTGGTCCATTTCTTAGCAAACAGGGACAAAATGAGTGGACAAAGAGCAGCTCACTTAAGTGGTTTCAGAAACCAAATCCAAGCAGGAAACCCTAATAACGAAACTTTTGGGTGCAAAGTAGCCCAATATCCGAAGAAGCTAGATTTCATCAAAGACTCAGAAGAGAAAAGGGAAGACAAATCTCTGATGATATGCAGAACTAAATAATACTCAATTGAAGGCACAAGAATACGAATCTCTAAATAAACTTAGTAATGAAAAACTaaagataaaacaagtaaataagTATTCTTAATGATACCTCAGCAGGAACCATGGGTGCATTAACAGCAGTAGCAGCAAGCTCCCCTTTCAATGCTCCAACAACAGCTTCAGCTATTTCAATGGCCACTCCTTCCTGCAAACCATATTTAAGAACTTTAACCAGTATGTTTAAGGACAACGAAAAGCAAGATCTGATTTTACATAACAAGCATACCTGAGCTTCCATAGTGCTGGCACCTAGATGCGGAGTCACAGTTACATTCTCATGTTGCACCAACTTGCTGTCCTTTGAAGGTGGCTCCTCAGTGAAAACATCAAGAGCTGCCTGATATACAAtacatgcacaaataacaataattttctTGCACATTATAAACTGATTTGAATGTCAAAGATCAAAAGCAAGAACCTGAGCCACTATGCCTGCATCCAGCGCTTTCACTAGTGCATCCTCATCAATTACTCCTCCACGAGCAACATTTACAATCCGCACCCCTTTCTTCATCTTTGCAAAATTTTCATCATTAAGAATCTTAGAAGTGGCAGGAGTAAGGGGCATATGCAGTGAAATGAAATCTGCGGTTGCGATGGCTTCATCAAAGCTCACAAGATCAACTCCTACAGCACGGGCACGATCTGCTGCGGCATATGGATCATGAGCAATAACATGCATGCCGAGTCCCTTTGCTCGCCTAGCAACTTCAGACCCGACCTTTCCAAACCCCATTACAGCAAGTGTCTTGCCAACAAGTGACACACCAACATATTTGTTCCTCTGCCATTTCCCTACATATATTAAATTCTAATTAATTAAGATCTAATATTCGCTTTACAAAAAGACCATATATGTCTGAGTACCCATTCAGCATGAATCTCTAGTCTAATAACAGTCAATATATCCTGAATGCAAAACAACAGTTTCTCACCAAGTTATCATTCCAAACTTAATTTAATGACTTAACAACCATAAACTACAGTTCTATGTAGAACAACAAGCAGATTAGCCATGCAAGCGTATTTAAAAGAGTAGACAAAAGATGCTACTCATGAATGAAGCCAGTCCAAACATCATTTCAGATCTGGAGTGGAAAAATCAACTAGAAAAACAATCATAAGAAATCAgggtaaaaaaatttttttttaaaaaaaaaaagcaaaggaaaatgTTGAACAAAACATGCTTTTCTTTGACTTTCTAGTTTCTAGAGGTCGAAGGGCATTTATAAAGGTTTTAGTTTCACACCGCAATTACAAAGAGAACAAAAAACAAGGAACTCCTCTAATCACGTAAAATCTGGTAAATCATAATGATTTGTATTCTTTTTATGCTAAGAACATTATGTATTACGGAATCAGAGGAGGTGACTATTGCCAGAAGAGTTGCCTAACAAGAGAAAAGTAGTTATCGATGGCAGGCGGACAGAGCAACGGGAAACAGTAAATTTCATATGATCTCCAAGTTATACTAAGCAAAAACTTTTAGAAAGGCAACATAGAACTATTGCACTTGTAATTTGCCCTTCTGCGATGCGGAATTACAAAGACCGTCACTTTTCAGAAAGCAAATTTTGTTGCGCCTCCACTTTTCCCAGATTTTACTCGACCCTTACATTAATAGCGCTAACCTTATTGCGGAAACTATTGATAGACGTAAACTTtcaaaattcaataaaaatcTTTCACTAGACTGCTTTTGCAGCCCATCCCTCCGGggctggggggggggggggtggggaggGAAGGGAAGGGAATAAGCAAAACTAAGTGTTCCGctagaaaatgtgaaatttttaagCACCATCCAATTGCTTTTCCATTACTTTCCTCTTAATAGAATAATATTTCATGGCATAAAGCAATCAGATCTAATAAAATTCCACGGTATCAGCACAAACAGCTTGTATGCAATCAAAATTAGAGCTTGACGAAGGAAAATGTTATTCAGCATAGACCATACGAACTATTCGAACAAGATCCAACGAGCAAAATTTGTAGAAAACATTTATACTGATAAAAGCAAGCATTGATAGACGCTAACCAGCTTTGATGGAGGCATCGGCTTGAGCAACGTTACGAGCCATGGCAGTTAGCAGCGCGATCCCATGCTCTGCCGCGGCGACAGTGTTAGCGGTTGGAGCATTAACGACAAGGCATCCATGCTCGGTGGCAGCGGCCAGATCCACGTTATCAATCCCCACGCCAGCTCGTCCGACGACCTTAAGCCTTCCATCGGAGGACTCAAAAACCTCACGAGTGACCTTGGTTCCACTGCGAACAATCAACGCATCGCAAAGCGAGATCTTGGTGCAAAGCTCTTCCGGACTCAAATTATAGGAGCAGTCGACGTTGGCGAAGTCCTTCAAGAGATTGATTCCAGCTTCGCCGAGCTTTTCCGCAACCAGGACGGTAGGTTTGGCGTCCATAGCGAAAACCACGAGCCTGGGGGAGTGGCGATGGTTGCTGCCGCAGCCACGGAGGGAGATGGCGGCAAAGGCGGAGGGAAGTGGAAGCTGGTTCTTCCATGAAAGTTTAGACGAGGGCGAGGGTTTTGAGATGAAAAGGCTCGTCGAGGAAGCTGAAGCCGCCGCCATTACAGAAAATTAGATTCGAAATCTTTTCCCTTTGCTTTCTGGGAATTGATGATGGTTGGTACGAAATCGCGCAGCAGGGGAGTGGGGTGGCGGCCGGGGAATTGGAAAATGAGACGTCTTTATGGTGGTATCCGTGGAAGTCGGGGTTGGGGTGACGCAAGTGTTAGTAAGGGAGTGAGTGAGCTCTGAGCAGGATAGGAGATTGTTTGAGATGGAGGTACGGATTGAGCACGCGCCTCAGTTTTGGGAGGGAAATTCGGTCAAAATGGAAGGGAGGGTGACCTGCACGGATATCCGTGAGTGTGGGATGTAAAATTGTAAATTGGATTGTAGTACTTTCTCTCCTTGATTTTTACAATTCGTCGATGGATTCTTGTAGCTCGCTTTGACAGAGTGGAAATTGGAAGTAGGTCCGCAATGCCTAAATGTTATGGTAGTAGGTGAGGCCAAAAAATGGTAAATGGACTAATGCCAACTTTCTCTTGGTCCTTGCTTTCCCCTCGtacccttcttttttttttcccccttagtACTAGTAAGTAGTAGTAGCATATTCCCTATTTGACCTTCCTTGATCCAACTAGGAGGTTGTAAAACCGCCGTGGTTTTGCGCATATTTTATGCTCAGGATTatgttaaaaatatatttgaatgtacaagtgtgtgtttgtTTTTCCGGATTAAATAGTAGGAGAATATTTTAGAGATTTAAAAAGATGATTGtttattgtgaaaataatttcaaTTTATATTGGATATctaatctatatctatatagaTTTGAGAAGGGATTTTTAGCAATAAGCCTCCACACACCTTTCCGCtctcaatttcatttttataacatttcacatttaatttatttcataaaaTATATCATGTCCACGTTTGAAACACACAATCATGTTTCTATCAAATTAGAATTATACTCCAACTAACACTCCTCTCTTCAGACACCTTACCACTCCAATTAATACTCCTCCAATTAGTAATTACATTTCGATTAAAACTCCTCCAACCTAGTAATAAaaagataacaaaaaataatttcacCAAAAATCGCAATTTACCATCTCTTTCAACTTTTTTCTGATATCGATCTTAACTCTCAAATAATTTGCAATCACATCTACGTTAAAAATTctcttaattaattaattaatgaaCACTTATCTACatattattttgaattaatGATTGTAATCTATACGTTTTTTGAATGGTTTTAGGTTAAATATTTTAGGATACTTTCTACATTCAAAGCGTTAACATAGACAATATGTTTAATGAGTttgcaaaaattgtggacaattgtatcaatctcattttttaaaaatggtGTGTATTCATTGTAATGACGTAGTTGACACTATTGTCAGgtaattattttcatatatctttaattttaattacatttttttattgTACAAACACGCACGATTCATATTTCGGTATGATGATTCTTATCCTAGAgattgaaaaggaaaagtataatttatttatacatatatatatttatacaatATTATTTACAAACTTTCTCAAACAAATGATAATTTTCAATTCCATATGCTCTTAATTGTTAGGAAAATTGAGTTACATTGTTTGACAAACACATTAATTCATGCAAAAATCGTGCATTCTCATTTATAGTACGGACTCCATAAAATTCAACATAATTAATTAAACTTCCAATACTGGCATTCATACTCATAGTTGATTCGTATAAAGAATGTTTTCACCTTCATAGAAGATTATCAAATTGAATACaaaatatttgtaagtatttcatttacttatcaAATTAAATATTCAGTTACATTTAATTAAACCCTTATGTCACTCAATTTATGCTATagatttctactttttttttcaggaTCCAACTTCCATTAATGTGGTAGTTTATAAATAATTGGGATGTTTTTATCATATATTGAACTATTGCTACAAAATCTCACTTTTTAACTATACTTTCACGTGCCCTAAATTATAAGAACAATTACATACATTTCTTACTCTATTTAAATTCCTCTCTTGATTataatttcttccaaaaatatGATCTACCACGAGTAGCACGGGTGTTTAGACTAGTATATATATAGTGAAAATGGTGTGCTCAAATTAACAAGTATTTAAATTACAACGAACAAACACACTTTCTTGAGCCAAGTGTCGGCAACTATAATCATTTCTTGCATTgtaaatagggataatttcataaaccttccATGAGATTTCTGATAATTTCACTCACCTATCATGAAGTTTGTAAAATCACACAAACCTCCTTTAATGTTAAGATTTTGATAACAAAGTTAGTCCaattagaaaaaaataattaaaaaaaagcactttaaggagagagatgaaatatttatttcataaatacccctcatgcatgtatataagtagtattaataaaagaataaaaataattaaaagttagaaacaATTAATACACACATTTAACCACTAAAAAATGTtcacatttaataaattagaTAACACAAATAAGCCACCAAACTGCACTAATGATTAAagattcaccaaaatagactcgTCATCtcttttattataatatttacTATGAttattgtgattttgaatagaaAAGTTTTcgaatttttcctttcttttccctcatTTCTTCCCTTATTTCCATGAAATTACATTACAAttgtctcttttattttcatGAAATTACTTTACAATTATCACAACTTTACAATTATCACAACTTTAagagtttcaaagaaaattgaaaagaaaggCTTCGTTTCAATTGTTGTTCTATCTTACACGCATCAAATcactacaatattttttttatataaaaactcaaaaaaattgcaattcaaaCAACAAAAAGGCTCCGTTTGAACAGATGTAAAGTCAAGTAAAAAAAATCGTGGGAAATTTATGGAAAGGAAAAATCTGTTTACATTtggttaccaaaaaaaaaattgctgagAGAAAATGGGAAGTTGGTAGGAAAGTTatggaaagaaaaaggaaaaatctatTTGCATTTgattagtaaaaaaaattttgagagaatATGAGAAGTTGGTAATAATTAGTGATGATTATTAAAGTTTTTTGTCTTGCAAATTTTACATGACATAAATAACAAAgggaaagtgtaattaattttcGGGAATTTCgccaatttggtccctaaacattttcacttaaaccaatttcgtccttaatgaaatattttaaccAATTTAGTCCTTGAACTAGTTTTTTGCTTCCAATGTAGGACTTTTGACAACATTTTACTCACTTCGCGTGGACCAACAGGGGTATAATTGTCACACTTACTTAACCTGCTGCAATTATTCGAAAGACATTCTCCGCCAATGCGATTAACCTTGGAAAACAGAACAAAATTGGGGGAAATTGGGATTAGAACTAGGGCTGAGGTGAACGGATGATGGAGGCCAGAATTGAACACGGAATGTGACCATCAGAGGCAATGGACAATGGCGATTCTGACAAGGATGGCAACGATCAAATGGAGTCATCAACAAGATCAAGTAAGTCTGCACTTCAAACATAAACCTCATCAACCGTATGCATGAGGGGCTTGAGTTGACTGCCATTAGTGTGTTGGAATGGTGATAAAAGCATTGATAATGGAAGGGGTTGAGGGAGGGAGGGTTTAATTTGGCAGCATTGTATAGCAGGGATGGGGCATGAACAGGTTAGGGgatgttgaaatttttgttaaaGTACTTATAGATTCCACATGGAAAAGATCGCCACCCTTCTGACCCCTCTGACGCCGCCACCCTCCGCAGTGCTTCAATCGTTTGGTTCCGCAACGACCTTCGGGTACACGACAATGAGTGCCTCAACTCTGCCAACAACGAGTCCATGTCAGTCTTGCCCGTCTACTGTTTCGACCCGAGGGACTACGGGAAATCCTCTTCTGGGTTCGATAAGACTGGCCCGTTTAGGGccactttcttgcttgaatccgTCGCCGACTTGAGAAAAACTCTGCAGGCTAAGGGGTCTGATCTTGTGGTGAGAATTGGGAAGCCAGAGATTGTACTGGTGGAGCTGGCGCAGGCCGTTGGGGCGGAAGCTGTGTATGCCCACAGGGAGGTATCGCATGACGAGGTGAAGGCGGAGGATAATATCGAGGCGGTGTTGAAAGAGGAAGGAGTGGAGGTTAAGTACTTTTGGGGAAGCACATTGTATCATATTGACGATTTGCCCTTTAAATTGACGGAAATGCCGACTAACTACGGCGGGTTTAAGGAGAAAGTGCAGGGACTGGAGGTTAGGAAGACAATAGAGGCCCTGGATCAGGTGAAAGGATTGCCTGCTAAGGGAGATGTGGAGCCTGGGGAGATTCCGTCCTTGGTTGATTTGGGTCTCAAGAGTTTAGACAGTCTATGCTTCTTTCTAATGTCTATTTGAACGGGGGCTTATTCTTGACTGTGCTTGGATTTTGGGAATAGAGTGGGGCTGCGGAGCAAATTTATTTACTTGGATCCATGGTGTAAATCAAACCTCAATAATGATGAACTCCGAACTTGTCTAAAACTGGCTATTGAGCATTTAGTAATACGGAACTGTTtctgtataaaaaaaaaaaagaaaaatttgtacGGGTTGGGGATACTGGGGGCAGATGGAATGCATGTTGTTTTACTCATTTTTTTATTGCAAACTTACCTCCTGGCAGAATGGAAAGCCAGCAGCAAGTGCCTCTCTTGTCGGAGGGGAGACAGAAGCGTTGCAGAGGCTTGGAAGATTTGCAACTGAATCGCATTGGCGGGAATGTCTTTCTAATAATTGCAGCAGATTAAGCAAGTGTGACAATTATATCCCTGTTGGTCCACGCGAAGTGAGTAAAATGTTGTCAAAAGTCCTACATTGGAAGTAAAAAACTAGTTCAAGAACTAAATTggttaaaatatttcattaagGACGAAATTGGTTTAAGTGAAAATGTTTAGGGATCAAATTGGTGAAATTCCCTTAATTTTCTCACTAAACAAATACATGCCCAATTTGGGAATGATTGAATTGAGTGATAAGATAAAGAGGAATGATAAGTTGGAGGTTTCGTTTCAACAACTCccacttactttttttttagaaaaaaaaaaactagtaacTAGAGAGAGCCCCCATTCAGTTGCATGGATCTACCAATTACCGACCTAAGCCCACAATCGGAAGAAAAAGTGGCAATGCAGGGAGGGCAAGGTCATCATGCTTAGCATGTTCGATAACTTGTGAGGTTGGCCCGCGGGACTCAAAAGAGGTAGGTagtgaaatattttttttttttttccgaaaaaGGGTAGTGATGCttaaagaaatatttttttggATCTGTCCGGCAATCACCTCGTAATGAGATCTCCTGCTTCGAATCCTCTGTTTCCAAAATAGTCTTTGTCCCTTATTTGTATAGCTGTCACGTGTCTCTAACATTTTATTAATTCGAACTCAAATAAATCGATAATAATCAATTTATaaatttactcaaaatcaattaaaatagataactcaaaactttttttttattttctttttaacaaaaaagaaGCTTGTTgatcataaatataaaaatcaactaaaactcttctttattttttatcccaAATCAACAAAACTCTTTtttgttaaaagaaaataaaaaaagatttgaattatctgttttaattaattatgaGTAAACTTGTTAATCGATTATTATCGATTTATTTGACTTTGGATTAACAAAACGCTAGAGACACGTGTCAGTTATACAAATAAGGAACAAAGAGGATAGAGACTACTTGGGACAGAGGATTCGAAGCCGCATTAAGCAAGCAAGTACATAGATTTGAGTCTTAACTCTGCAACTTGGCACAAGattttttatttagaaaaatttagTCCTCCGAGAATCAATGGAAACACACGTACTCTCTAGATGCAACAAACTTCGAAATTTGGATACAAATAAAAAACAGTTGGGGAGTTCAACGTTGTAGATTTATTCAAAGCACCTGATTATCCCGCCACTATGCTATGCGGGGAGTATGGTACGTAAAAACAGTGGCTAAAACAGCGGGGCCGGTGGGTGCGGGAAGGAAAGAACGGCCGGACATCGAATATTGCCATTTGCCAAGCCCGACCGAAAAGGACCCCACAATCCACATGATTATGTTTTAGGCCCTAACTGATACTAATACGACTACTAATATGATTATTAATATGTTTTGGAGCTCAAAAGCTTCTTATTACACACAATCAGAGACAGATTATCAAATTATTGCTAACTTGCGCCAAGTTGGCCCCATGGTCGTCTCTCATCCCTCGTTATTGCTCCCTCATCCCACGCACAAAACATACCACACCCCATTACAAAGAGGTAACTAACTTCATTCAtactgaagaagaagaagaagaagaagaagaagaagaagcgaAATTGGAAAGGTACGCATCGGCTAACATATGACCCAATTGAACCTGAGCCTGCGTAGTTAAGTGGAGATGATCTTCCTTGAGCTGCAGCCCTTTAGCATCCACGCATACCACATTGTCCATTTTCATCCCCATCTGTGCTTCCCTTATCTTGTCCACGTACTTTCCATCCCCCGAAGCTATTGCCACCTAATTGATAAGTTGCTGTAATTACAAGCAGTGCCTGAcccacctcttttttttttttaaaaaaaattactaaaaaaatGTCAACTAACCTGAATAATGGGAAGTGAGGGCAAATTAAGATCAGCACGGACATTCTTAATCAATGTCTCCATCTTAGCCTCATAGCATTCTGCATCTTTGTGCGACGACGTATCACTCTCACCTTGGTACCAAAGCATCGCCTTAATTTCACCACCGCCGCCGTTATGATGCACGGCGGCTTTGACCCTCTTGATCATATTCTCATACAAGTGGGTTCCACGTTCCCACTCTTTTATGGCTGTCCCGCCCACAGCACAAGGCACTAGGCCTACGATCCCCGCTCGCTCCTTCACTGCGTTGGCAAATGACATCCCCGGTCCCACCCCACATACTTTCTTGGTGTCGATGTCGTGGTGGAGTGGCTCACGCGCCGCTTCCCAGCGGAGGTGGGCGGTGAGGCGGAAGATGTTGGAAGGGTCCGGGGTACATTCTGGAGGAACGACGCCGTCCCAGTGCTTATGCTTAGAATGGTGGTCACGATTCACGCCGCCCCGGCCGGCCATGTTGCTCTGGCCTGAGAGGATGAAGATGTGTTTGGTGGATTGGGCTTCATTTCTCTGAGTTGAGTTGTGCAGCTCCATGAATTGGAGGCTATCGGGTTTGTTTCAGATTCAGGAAGTGGCGGTGTTAAAATGGGGTTTCTTGGTTTTAGGCTTTTAGTGGACTTTGGATTCCAATGCCAATTATTTTAGTCTTGTACTAGGTACCGGCCAATTATTTATTCCTGTACCTGGTACTGATGTCAtatactttttccttttctaatttttgtggggataattttagaaactcgagatttttgataattttgctagCCTTCCTTCAAGTTTTGAAAATATTACAAACCTCACCTATTCATATATTTTTATAGGATGTCAGTCCAAATTAGAAAAAAAGCGAGaacaaaatatttaattttaggTTGGATTGCACATTATTTATACATTATTTACACGCACCTGCTTATTTGCATCATCAATGTGtttttcaaccatttttttattttatatatatctcataaaaaaaatgttacagtatttttttcaaaaaattatcccaaataatctcctatccaaacacactcgatAGCTTTGAATTTCACAAA containing:
- the LOC113726469 gene encoding D-3-phosphoglycerate dehydrogenase 1, chloroplastic-like, which gives rise to MAAASASSTSLFISKPSPSSKLSWKNQLPLPSAFAAISLRGCGSNHRHSPRLVVFAMDAKPTVLVAEKLGEAGINLLKDFANVDCSYNLSPEELCTKISLCDALIVRSGTKVTREVFESSDGRLKVVGRAGVGIDNVDLAAATEHGCLVVNAPTANTVAAAEHGIALLTAMARNVAQADASIKAGKWQRNKYVGVSLVGKTLAVMGFGKVGSEVARRAKGLGMHVIAHDPYAAADRARAVGVDLVSFDEAIATADFISLHMPLTPATSKILNDENFAKMKKGVRIVNVARGGVIDEDALVKALDAGIVAQAALDVFTEEPPSKDSKLVQHENVTVTPHLGASTMEAQEGVAIEIAEAVVGALKGELAATAVNAPMVPAEVLTELKPFVVLAEKLGRLAVQLVAGGSGVKNVKVTYASSRAPDDLDTRVLRAMITKGLVEPISDVFVNLVNADFTAKQRGLRITEERILLDGSPENPLEFIQVQIANVESKFASAISESGEIKMEGRVKDGIPHLTKVGSFEVDVSLEGSIILCRQVDQPGMIGKVGSILGEENVNVSFMSVGRVAPRKHAVMAIGVDEQPSKESLKRIGEISAIEEFVYLKL
- the LOC113724012 gene encoding blue-light photoreceptor PHR2-like, giving the protein MDNGDSDKDGNDQMESSTRSNRHPSDPSDAATLRSASIVWFRNDLRVHDNECLNSANNESMSVLPVYCFDPRDYGKSSSGFDKTGPFRATFLLESVADLRKTLQAKGSDLVVRIGKPEIVLVELAQAVGAEAVYAHREVSHDEVKAEDNIEAVLKEEGVEVKYFWGSTLYHIDDLPFKLTEMPTNYGGFKEKVQGLEVRKTIEALDQVKGLPAKGDVEPGEIPSLVDLGLKSLDSLCFFLMSI
- the LOC113726471 gene encoding probable carbohydrate esterase At4g34215, giving the protein MELHNSTQRNEAQSTKHIFILSGQSNMAGRGGVNRDHHSKHKHWDGVVPPECTPDPSNIFRLTAHLRWEAAREPLHHDIDTKKVCGVGPGMSFANAVKERAGIVGLVPCAVGGTAIKEWERGTHLYENMIKRVKAAVHHNGGGGEIKAMLWYQGESDTSSHKDAECYEAKMETLIKNVRADLNLPSLPIIQVAIASGDGKYVDKIREAQMGMKMDNVVCVDAKGLQLKEDHLHLTTQAQVQLGHMLADAYLSNFASSSSSSSSSSSV